A stretch of Aedes aegypti strain LVP_AGWG chromosome 2, AaegL5.0 Primary Assembly, whole genome shotgun sequence DNA encodes these proteins:
- the LOC5569911 gene encoding clavesin-1 yields MMSGSNDKSDTISPTEDNCLFGFPGLDDRLKRIAAKELRENEFTRKQSLKQMREWIVKNQRIKNCRTDDPFLLRFLRVKKFSVLKACETLEKYLIMRQTYPKWCKNLDLLDEDLQEVLNYCALVPVGRDSEGRVVVMGVVRNFDAQKQNSDQMIRLNMIVTESLLDEEANQIAGFTHVFDNTDMTLAHVTCWSLENITGYLRSVANAVPIRLKQNHFVNVPSFAAQLSKYCLSFASEKLKSRIHCHRSVEELKRNIDVKLLPREYGGNVPLAELNERFKKYLMEKREMLLALDKMEIQLTDQVETVHGGVDIVDAGAIGSFRKLQID; encoded by the exons ATGATGTCTGGTTCCAATGATAAGAGTGATACAATTTCTCCGACAGAAGACAACTGTTTGTTCGGTTTTCCAGGCTTGGACGACCGTTTGAAGCGTATTGCTGCGAAAGAACTGAGAGAAAATGAATTCACTCGAAAGCAATCGTTGAAGCAGATGCGAGAATGGATTGTCAAGAACCAGAGAATCAAAAACTGCCGAACGGATGATCCTTTTCTGTTACGCTTTCTACGCGTAAAAAAGTTTTCGGTTTTGAAAGCATGTGaaacactggaaaaatatctaatcATGCGTCAAACTTATCCCAAGTGGTGCAAGAATCTCGACCTTCTGGATGAAGACCTTCAGGAAGTGCTGAATTACTGTGCCCTGGTTCCCGTTGGTCGTGACAGTGAAGGTCGCGTTGTGGTCATGGGAGTTGTTCGGAACTTTGATGCTCAGAAGCAAAACTCTGATCAGATGATTCGTCTTAACATGATTGTAACCGAGTCACTCTTAGATGAGGAAGCAAATCAGATTGCCGGCTTTACGCACGTGTTCGACAATACCGACATGACTCTGGCGCATGTCACCTGTTGGTCGTTGGAAAACATTACCGGCTATCTACGGAGCGTTGCCAATGCTGTTCCGATCCGATTGAAGCAGAACCATTTCGTCAACGTTCCCAGCTTTGCAGCCCAGCTGAGTAAATATTGTCTGTCGTTTGCCAGTGAGAAACTCAAGTCACGAATTCAT TGCCATCGCAGCGTGGAGGAGCTTAAACGGAACATTGATGTGAAACTGCTGCCCCGGGAGTACGGAGGGAATGTACCGCTCGCAGAATTGAACGAACGCTTCAAAAAGTATTTGATGGAGAAGCGGGAAATGCTACTGGCACTGGATAAGATGGAGATCCAGCTGACCGATCAGGTGGAGACGGTTCACGGCGGCGTGGATATTGTGGATGCTGGCGCAATCGGCAGTTTTAGGAAACTGCAAATCGATTGA